A window of bacterium genomic DNA:
GGGATTGCTTCGGCCATGTCAATACACGGGCCTTCACCCGTCGCTAAAGCTATGGCGGACAAGCGCAATGACCAACCTTCGCCAAGGCTTCGGCTGGAAGGCAAAAGCGACCCATCTTCGTTCTTCGAACTACGCCTCGGCAAAAACGACTGCATTCCGGACAACCCCGCCCCTTGCGTTGGTTTCCGGAATGACGGCATAAGGTAACGTTCTTTCCCCCAGGCTTGGCTCTTCTCAGTGCCCTCAGTGAGCTCAGTGGTAAAAAACATCGCTTTAATAGCAACCGGCGCCTTAACCCAGGATTCAGCCTTTCTCCGTGTCCGATGCCTGTCACGCCAGCGGCGTGATGCCTCCGTGGTGAAAACACCGCCTTTACAGGAACCGTTCCTCTCGCGACCGGTAGAGATCTCCCGCCTTTCCTAACTCGGCCGCCACAAGCTCCCGCAGCGATTCGGGTGCCTCGACGACGACTTCAGCGCCGTGCCTGAGGATGTCCATGAGGATCTCGCGCTCATCGGAGTAGGGCAAGCTCAGGCGGCACCCGCCGTCGTCCAGATGTTCGCAGGTCTGCTCCGGGTGCCACTGCTCGTACTCGACCCACCGGGCGCGCATCGGGGAGAACCGGAGTATGGCCCAGTTTTTAATCTCACCTGCAAAGATTCCATAAGAGGAGGCGAAATGAGCGTCCAGATTTTCTTCTGAAATATCCAGGGCAGTACCGTCAACCACAATAGCGCTGCGGATGGTATCTACAGAGAAGCTTCGCAACCCTTCACGCAAGTGACACCATGTGTCCAGGAACCAGTTGTCCCGGTAATAGGCGAGGCGCTGGGGCGAGACGATGCGTGTGATCACCTCGTCCCTTACTCGGCTGTATGCCTCAACCTGTATCCTGCGACGCTTGAAAAGGGCACCGGCGATAGTGGCGAAGAACTTCGGCTCTACCTCCCGCTTCGTCATGGGAAGGAACCGCACCCGCTGGATAATATCTGAGGAAGAGTGACCGGAAACCTCCAGGATCTTCCTGATGCGGTTTTTCAAGGGTCCAATGTGTGCAGCCAAAACACCAGCATCGATTGCGGCAAAACATTCGTGGGCGGCGACCAGGGCATACAATTCGGAGGTAGAGAACCAGAGCCCCGGGAGTTCGTACACTGGGCCGTATTCCGGTACAGCCAAACGGTAGCCGCCGGCCTCCCGGTCCCAGATGATGGGGGCGTTGAGACGGTCGCGCATGTACTGGACGTCACGCTTGAAGGTAGCCAGCGACACCCCGAGATCATCAAGCAACACGCTCGCCGGGACGGCCCGCCTGGCCTGCAGCAGCCTTTCAATCCTGTAGAACCGTTCGGTCCTGTCCATTCAGCCTCGCTTGACTGGAAGTTCTACTTACGGAAAAAAGAAACCGCCCTCCAGCGTTGGAAAGGGCGGTTATTACGACATTCTCAAGTTGGTTACCCGCCGAAAGTCGCCGGGGCGGATCAAGACAGCCGCGCGGCGGCTCTTTTCCCCAGATCTGATCATCTTACTACACGATGGGTACTCGTTTCAAGGTCCTGTTTTAAAAAGAAAATTGCACATGGGCGTGTGCAGCCCGGTTTTGCGTTTGATGATCCAGCGAAAAGTTTTTTCGAGCCGTTTCGCGAGATGATTTATGGAAACCCCCTCCCACGAGACCGCCCTGCAGCGTCCTGGCAATAAATCCCGGGATCGCTTCCGACTTCGCTCTTCGAGCTGCGACGGACAAGTCGCCCGGGTATCAGCTTGCGATGACCCCTCGACCGGCTCGGGGCAGGCAACCCCTGGATTCCGGATAACCGCGCCCGGGCG
This region includes:
- a CDS encoding WYL domain-containing protein → MDRTERFYRIERLLQARRAVPASVLLDDLGVSLATFKRDVQYMRDRLNAPIIWDREAGGYRLAVPEYGPVYELPGLWFSTSELYALVAAHECFAAIDAGVLAAHIGPLKNRIRKILEVSGHSSSDIIQRVRFLPMTKREVEPKFFATIAGALFKRRRIQVEAYSRVRDEVITRIVSPQRLAYYRDNWFLDTWCHLREGLRSFSVDTIRSAIVVDGTALDISEENLDAHFASSYGIFAGEIKNWAILRFSPMRARWVEYEQWHPEQTCEHLDDGGCRLSLPYSDEREILMDILRHGAEVVVEAPESLRELVAAELGKAGDLYRSREERFL